One genomic segment of Linepithema humile isolate Giens D197 chromosome 5, Lhum_UNIL_v1.0, whole genome shotgun sequence includes these proteins:
- the LOC105674028 gene encoding acyl-CoA Delta(11) desaturase-like, with protein sequence MYSSSVTRYEDNEDQKLLQLETENKKNSILDQPPKEHIPAVQPLIWRNIIGIAVLHFLAPYFFITRFFQIKFWTWIFGFTYGFFTTIGISAGAHRLWAHKSYSAKLPLRILLAIFYCMAGQTHLTKWVRVHRIHHRYTDTSADPHNSNRGFFFSHVGWLMMKHHPAVKEYGKNVDVSDLAADPVIRFFDKMRDLYRCVTLAGVFYCRYYPPIMLSVCFVLPTLIQVYLWNETWDIAITSTIVRYVWSLNATFAVNSFAHLWGTRPYDRNINPRENVYVAIFANGEGWHNYHHAFPWDYKAAELGFHKLNVSAGFIEFMAWLGLAYDLKTPSPEIIERYCANKGDGTTGRSRRKTRQASSKHITTVE encoded by the exons ATGTACAGTTCATCGGTAACCAGATATGAAGACAATGAAGATCAGAAGTTACTGCAATTGGAAACGGAAAATAAGAAGAATTCAATTCTCGATCAACCGCCGAAAGAACACATACCGGCAGTTCAACCATTAATTTGGCGCAATATCATTGGTATCGCCGTTCTTCACTTCTTGGCGCCCTATTTCTTTATCACGCGATTTTTCCAGATAAAATTTTGGACATGGATATTTG gATTTACGTATGGATTTTTTACTACTATTGGCATATCAGCTGGTGCTCATCGTCTGTGGGCACACAAGAGCTATAGTGCTAAATTGCCACTCAGAATACTACTCGCTATTTTTTACTGTATGGCTGGTCAG ACTCATCTGACTAAATGGGTTCGCGTTCATCGAATACATCACCGGTATACAGACACATCCGCGGATCCACATAACTCTAATCGCGGCTTTTTCTTTTCGCACGTCGGCTGGTTAATGATGAAACATCATCCAGCGGTCAAGGAATACGGAAAGAATGTGGATGTGAGCGACCTCGCTGCTGATCCCGTGATACGCTTCTTTGATAA AATGAGAGATTTGTACAGATGTGTAACACTTGCGGGTGTTTTCTATTGCAGATATTATCCGCCAATCATGCTGTCAGTATGTTTCGTTTTGCCGACCTTAATACAAGTCTACTTATGGAACGAAACGTGGGACATAGCCATAACTTCTACTATCGTCCGCTACGTATGGTCGTTAAATGCGACTTTTGCCGTTAACAGCTTCGCTCATTTATGGGGCACTCGACCGTACGACAG aaatattaatccaAGGGAGAATGTATATGTGGCCATCTTTGCTAACGGTGAGGGTTGGCATAATTACCACCATGCATTTCCATGGGACTACAAGGCTGCGGAGCTAGGCTTTCATAAACTCAATGTGTCAGCCGGCTTTATAGAATTCATGGCTTGGTTGGGACTAGCGTACGATTTAAAAACACCGAGCCCTGAAATCATTGAGAGATATTGCGCGAATAAAGGTGACGGCACGACCGGTCGTTCGAGACGAAAAACGAGACAAGCATCTTCGAAACATATAACTACTGTCGAATAA